The genomic window GGGGGGGGGCCCCCCCCACGCTGCTTCCTGCCCCGCGGATGGTCCCTATCTTGCCGTTCCATGCCGTGTCCCGCACCTTCCGCGGACACGTGCAGCTTTCAACCACGACGACCGCACCCCGCGCCCGGATGAGCGAAGCCGCAGTCGCGCCCGAAGCCCTCAAGGTCCCGCAGCAGGTCCGGCGGGCCGTGGACCTCCTCCTCGACCGCAAGGCCACGGACGTGGTCGTGCTGGACCTAGACCGGCTGTCCAGCGCCACGGACTGGTTCGTGATCGCCACCGGCCGGTCGGACACGCACGTGACGGCGATCGCCGACAACCTCATCGGCGAGCTGAAGAACGAGGGCGTCCGGCCCGTGAACGTCGAGGGCCTCCGCGGCGGCCGCTGGGTGCTGGTGGACTACTTCGATTTCGTGGTGCACGTCTTCCACCCGGCCGCCCGCGAGTTCTACCAGCTCGAGCGGCTCTGGGGGGACGCGCCCCAGCACCACGTCGCTCCCGAGGAGTCCGGCTCCCCGGCCTCCTGAGCTTCCGGCCGTGGACACACCTCCCGGACCCCCTCTCCCGCGGCGGAAGTGCTTGCGGGAGGCGCGGGTCCGTCTGTAGCTTTTCCCGTTCTCCCGTGTCGCCCGCTCCCTCGTCGCAGCGCGCCCCGTAGCGGTGTCCGCACCCTCGCCCCCGGAAGGGGACCTCCGTATCGACATGAGCGACTTCCCCCCGACCCTCCCCGGCGGTACGGCGCTGCCGCCCGTCCACCACCTGGACCCCGGCTCCGGCTCCCTCCCCG from Longimicrobiaceae bacterium includes these protein-coding regions:
- the rsfS gene encoding ribosome silencing factor, whose translation is MSEAAVAPEALKVPQQVRRAVDLLLDRKATDVVVLDLDRLSSATDWFVIATGRSDTHVTAIADNLIGELKNEGVRPVNVEGLRGGRWVLVDYFDFVVHVFHPAAREFYQLERLWGDAPQHHVAPEESGSPAS